From the genome of Cognaticolwellia beringensis, one region includes:
- a CDS encoding thioredoxin family protein has protein sequence MKEIKVLGTGCAKCTKSVEVITKIANELNIAVHITKVIDPEVIMAYSIMTTPAIIVDEINVHSGSIPHREAIIMWLKD, from the coding sequence ATGAAAGAAATCAAAGTATTAGGTACGGGTTGTGCAAAATGTACAAAATCAGTTGAGGTGATTACAAAAATCGCAAATGAGCTCAATATTGCAGTCCATATAACCAAAGTCATCGATCCAGAAGTGATTATGGCTTATAGCATAATGACCACACCAGCGATAATTGTTGATGAAATAAACGTGCACAGCGGTTCTATACCGCATAGAGAAGCTATAATAATGTGGTTGAAAGATTAA
- a CDS encoding slipin family protein: MTQLFSSTELFTGSMIFLVIALFFSAFRILREYERGVIFLLGRFYQVKGPGFIIVIPFIQQMVKVDLRIVVMDVPSQDVISRDNVSVKVNAVIYFRVIDPQKAIINVENYLQATSQLAQTTLRSVLGQHELDEMLANRDMLNADIQAILDVRTDSWGIKVSNVEIKHVDLNESMIRAIAKQAEAERTRRAKVIHATGEMEASSQLTQAANKLSQEPDAIMLRYLQTLTEIAGEKNSTIIFPLPMELISGLVKSEKK; the protein is encoded by the coding sequence ATGACACAACTATTTAGTAGTACAGAATTATTCACTGGCTCAATGATCTTTTTAGTGATTGCACTTTTTTTCAGTGCTTTTCGCATTTTACGAGAATATGAGCGAGGGGTGATCTTTTTACTCGGACGGTTTTATCAAGTCAAAGGACCTGGATTTATTATCGTGATACCCTTTATCCAACAAATGGTGAAAGTCGACTTACGTATAGTAGTTATGGACGTACCCAGCCAAGACGTTATCAGTCGCGATAATGTTTCTGTAAAAGTCAATGCGGTGATCTATTTTCGAGTCATTGACCCACAAAAAGCCATCATTAACGTAGAAAACTATTTACAGGCAACTTCTCAGCTTGCGCAAACTACTTTACGTTCAGTACTGGGCCAACATGAGTTAGATGAAATGTTGGCTAATCGCGACATGTTAAATGCCGATATTCAAGCTATCTTAGATGTCAGAACCGACAGTTGGGGCATAAAAGTATCTAATGTTGAAATTAAACACGTCGATTTAAATGAAAGTATGATCCGTGCCATTGCCAAACAAGCCGAAGCAGAGCGAACTCGAAGAGCTAAAGTTATTCATGCTACTGGTGAAATGGAGGCATCGAGTCAACTGACCCAAGCTGCAAATAAACTTTCACAAGAGCCTGACGCGATTATGTTGCGCTATTTGCAAACCTTAACTGAAATTGCTGGTGAAAAAAATTCTACTATCATCTTCCCGCTACCAATGGAGCTGATCAGCGGTCTAGTTAAATCAGAGAAAAAATAG
- a CDS encoding NfeD family protein, translating to MTPSQQENVLPSLASQIPLLTIKGAIGPAIGDYLVREINSANSRNNVPLIIITLDTPGGLSASLRDINQSILNSDIPIACLVYPPGARAASAGTYILYACHIAAMAPATTLGAATPVNIASPMTPADDEKVQKSAPSAMENKVLNDAIAYIRSLAQLRSRNEQWAEKAVAEAATLTAKEALEDNVITLIAETPKVLLDKLNGKQVAVKDKNIELALSNAVILSKKPDWRSQFIATITDPNIAYILMLLGIYGLLFEFYSPGVGIAGIIGGISLLIALYAFQLLPLNFAGAALLLLGVVLLAMESLVPSFGVFGIGGVGAFALGSIFLFDTKLEQFRVSLPIIASFTLFSVLFIVFALGFIYRARKNKIVSGQEEIINAWVMVEDDFNGLGYVLFNGERWAASSKKALKKNQQVQVLEVNGLTLVLAPSTAVFRTTEEQNNDTTI from the coding sequence ATGACACCATCGCAGCAAGAAAACGTTCTGCCCTCCCTCGCTTCCCAAATACCATTATTGACTATAAAAGGAGCTATCGGGCCCGCAATCGGTGACTATTTAGTGCGAGAAATAAACAGTGCTAATAGTCGAAATAATGTCCCGTTGATTATAATTACACTTGATACGCCGGGTGGTTTAAGTGCTAGCTTACGTGATATTAATCAGAGTATTTTAAATTCAGATATCCCAATTGCCTGTTTAGTTTACCCTCCCGGTGCACGGGCAGCGAGTGCTGGTACTTATATACTTTATGCTTGCCATATTGCCGCCATGGCTCCGGCCACTACTCTGGGTGCGGCCACGCCAGTGAATATTGCCTCGCCAATGACGCCTGCTGATGACGAAAAAGTACAAAAAAGCGCGCCATCGGCTATGGAAAATAAAGTATTAAATGATGCCATTGCCTATATCCGCTCACTGGCTCAATTACGTTCGCGCAATGAGCAATGGGCTGAAAAAGCTGTAGCAGAGGCCGCTACATTAACGGCTAAAGAAGCTTTAGAAGATAACGTCATTACCTTAATAGCAGAAACACCAAAAGTACTATTAGATAAACTCAATGGCAAGCAAGTAGCAGTAAAGGATAAAAACATTGAATTAGCGTTAAGCAATGCCGTTATTCTCAGTAAAAAACCCGACTGGCGCAGCCAATTTATTGCCACAATTACAGATCCTAATATTGCTTATATTCTGATGTTACTGGGTATTTATGGCTTACTCTTTGAGTTTTACAGCCCTGGTGTTGGTATCGCCGGTATTATCGGTGGTATATCCTTGCTGATCGCTTTATATGCTTTTCAACTATTGCCACTCAACTTTGCTGGTGCTGCTCTGCTGCTATTAGGAGTGGTGCTATTAGCTATGGAGTCATTAGTACCAAGCTTTGGTGTTTTTGGCATTGGTGGCGTTGGCGCATTCGCCCTAGGCTCAATTTTTTTATTCGACACAAAACTTGAACAATTTAGAGTATCACTGCCAATTATTGCGAGTTTCACTTTATTTTCAGTGTTATTTATTGTTTTTGCTTTAGGGTTTATCTACCGCGCGCGCAAAAATAAAATTGTCAGTGGCCAGGAAGAAATAATTAATGCTTGGGTGATGGTAGAAGATGATTTTAACGGGCTGGGTTATGTGCTTTTTAATGGGGAGCGCTGGGCTGCTAGCAGCAAAAAGGCATTGAAAAAAAATCAGCAGGTGCAAGTACTCGAAGTGAATGGCTTAACGCTAGTTTTAGCGCCTTCCACTGCAGTTTTCAGAACCACTGAGGAGCAAAATAATGACACAACTATTTAG
- a CDS encoding DUF6868 family protein, with protein MVITVFKLSTISLHSKLVIINAAVLPTLHFTYMGNYKIALLTVNLAPYMALKLMT; from the coding sequence TTGGTTATAACCGTCTTTAAACTCTCTACTATCAGCCTACACAGTAAACTAGTCATTATCAATGCAGCAGTGTTGCCTACACTGCATTTCACCTATATGGGTAATTACAAAATAGCATTGCTAACTGTTAACTTAGCCCCATATATGGCATTAAAGTTAATGACTTAA
- a CDS encoding universal stress protein translates to MSKPLYLVAVDGSEFGERAAERAINLAEQIGAKVKLITVMDWSYLQTQVIDGVAPPLLDRAKQEVNVTKRVLTPLVDKYHNSTVDITTELVWGVPVEVILEQVKTSHANLLFVGRHGRSRIVDILLGSVANQLAHHVGIPIILVP, encoded by the coding sequence ATGAGTAAACCTTTATACCTTGTGGCCGTTGATGGTAGTGAATTCGGTGAACGAGCAGCTGAACGTGCGATTAATTTAGCAGAACAGATTGGCGCTAAAGTAAAATTAATCACTGTCATGGATTGGTCATATTTACAGACCCAAGTAATTGACGGTGTTGCCCCACCCTTATTAGATCGAGCCAAACAGGAGGTTAATGTCACCAAGCGCGTATTAACGCCTCTGGTTGATAAGTATCATAATTCAACTGTGGATATTACGACTGAGTTGGTTTGGGGTGTTCCCGTTGAAGTCATTTTAGAACAGGTTAAAACAAGCCATGCAAATCTACTGTTTGTTGGTAGGCATGGACGGTCTCGCATTGTTGATATTTTGCTTGGAAGTGTTGCCAATCAACTAGCCCACCATGTTGGTATCCCTATTATTTTAGTGCCATGA
- a CDS encoding c-type cytochrome, producing the protein MKNLLLLFILFTLMVVSLISCDLGPESPRGFSLPEGNVDSGKLVFLKYQCLACHQVAGIQAPEGTIDNPKYNIKLGGKSTQVKTYADLLTSVINPSHKFAKGYALSVVQYDGVSKMKNYNDVMTVSELVNLTTFLQSNYQLVPYRRTVY; encoded by the coding sequence ATGAAAAACTTATTATTATTATTTATTTTATTCACGTTAATGGTGGTCAGTTTAATCAGTTGTGATTTAGGTCCTGAATCACCCAGAGGTTTTAGTTTACCTGAGGGAAACGTTGATAGTGGCAAACTTGTTTTCTTAAAATACCAATGTTTGGCTTGTCATCAAGTGGCTGGTATACAAGCACCAGAAGGTACTATCGATAATCCAAAATATAATATCAAACTGGGTGGTAAATCTACCCAAGTTAAAACTTATGCAGATTTACTGACATCCGTTATTAACCCTTCACATAAATTTGCTAAGGGTTATGCACTCAGCGTTGTTCAATACGATGGTGTATCAAAAATGAAAAATTATAATGATGTTATGACCGTATCTGAACTCGTTAATTTAACGACTTTTTTACAATCAAATTATCAATTAGTTCCCTATAGAAGAACCGTTTATTAG
- a CDS encoding tyrosine-type recombinase/integrase → MMLNKPVPLYPPYLDLCDFDLEDYPELDKIFSTNETWWLEQFNWGKLFLTYIGRNKSAHTYDRFRNDVERFLLWSFIEKQKPIDQLRKSDLLEYADFCWQPPVTWIGTSNQERFKLSNGYSSANEHWFPYKIQAPKSQKSQYVVDKKKYRPSQQTLSSMFTAIIVFYNYLMAEDFCIGNPAQIAKKDCRHFIIDSQVKEIKRLTASQWQYVLDTAVEMADENPIFERNLFVIASLKTLFLRISELSERPNWSPTMGHFWQDDDENWWLKVFGKSRKLRDITVPVDFLPFLERYRNSRGLLGLPSSNENAILVEKVRGQGGMTSRHLRRLVQNVFDQAHENMRISEGANKALKLKEATAHWLRHTGASMEIERGRPLKDISEDLGHASMATTDTVYVQSENKKRAESGKKRKVD, encoded by the coding sequence ATGATGTTAAATAAGCCTGTACCTTTATATCCACCATATCTTGATTTATGTGATTTTGATTTAGAAGATTATCCAGAGCTAGATAAAATATTCTCTACAAATGAAACTTGGTGGCTTGAACAATTTAACTGGGGAAAGCTTTTTCTTACTTATATTGGTAGAAACAAATCTGCACATACTTATGACAGATTTAGAAATGACGTTGAACGTTTTCTGCTTTGGTCCTTTATTGAAAAGCAAAAACCAATAGACCAACTACGTAAATCTGATTTACTTGAATACGCTGACTTTTGTTGGCAACCACCAGTTACTTGGATTGGCACATCCAATCAAGAACGTTTCAAATTATCTAATGGTTATTCATCAGCTAATGAACATTGGTTTCCCTATAAGATTCAAGCGCCAAAAAGTCAAAAATCCCAATATGTTGTTGATAAGAAAAAATACCGTCCATCACAACAAACGCTTTCATCAATGTTTACCGCCATCATCGTCTTTTATAACTATTTAATGGCTGAAGATTTTTGTATTGGTAATCCCGCTCAAATTGCGAAAAAAGACTGCCGACATTTTATCATTGACTCACAAGTGAAAGAAATCAAACGTTTAACGGCTAGTCAATGGCAATACGTGTTGGATACCGCTGTTGAAATGGCTGATGAAAACCCTATATTTGAACGAAATTTATTCGTGATTGCCTCTTTAAAAACCCTCTTTTTAAGGATTTCTGAATTATCTGAACGGCCAAATTGGTCGCCAACTATGGGGCATTTTTGGCAAGATGATGATGAAAACTGGTGGCTTAAAGTGTTTGGTAAAAGCCGCAAGTTAAGAGATATTACGGTTCCTGTAGATTTTTTACCCTTTTTAGAGCGCTATCGCAATTCACGTGGACTACTAGGCTTACCATCCAGCAATGAAAACGCAATTTTGGTTGAAAAAGTACGTGGCCAAGGCGGTATGACATCACGACATTTACGCCGGTTAGTACAAAATGTTTTCGATCAAGCTCATGAAAATATGCGAATATCTGAAGGTGCAAATAAAGCACTAAAGTTGAAAGAAGCAACGGCACATTGGTTAAGACATACAGGGGCAAGCATGGAAATCGAACGTGGACGCCCTCTCAAAGATATTTCAGAAGATCTTGGTCATGCGAGTATGGCTACAACAGACACCGTATACGTGCAAAGTGAAAACAAAAAGCGTGCTGAAAGCGGTAAAAAAAGAAAAGTGGATTAG
- the corA gene encoding magnesium/cobalt transporter CorA, translated as MKLFNKQYSQPGTKPGTISQSDEVNYTVSLIDYNKTNIVDHTVLELATCRDFIENTNITWIHVQGNPSAEAMITLAKGLNIHELHIEDILNNGQRPKVEINEDQIFLILNLPLSDEGVTKIEQVSLFITKNTLISFCSGSFMPFENVIERLMANVGKIRKLPADYLMYSLIDTTIDYGFPLLEAYAETIQEIEDELLNTRDRAILTRIHALRKEVLLVRRRIWPHRDLIADILREEENSVISKNTILHMKDCYDHVESIKDTLESYHEMTQGLMEFYLTSVSLKLNDVIKFLTIFTTVFIPPTFIVGIYGMNFDSSISPFNMPELGWKYGYITVLGLMAISITGMLIFFKKRQWI; from the coding sequence ATGAAATTATTTAATAAACAATATAGCCAACCTGGAACTAAGCCCGGAACAATTTCTCAATCTGATGAAGTCAATTATACAGTTAGCTTAATCGATTATAATAAAACAAATATCGTAGATCATACGGTTTTAGAGCTAGCGACTTGTCGTGATTTTATTGAAAATACTAACATTACTTGGATACATGTTCAGGGTAACCCATCTGCAGAAGCTATGATCACATTGGCCAAAGGGCTCAATATTCATGAGTTGCATATTGAGGACATACTGAACAATGGTCAACGGCCTAAAGTTGAGATTAATGAGGATCAGATATTCCTTATCCTAAATTTACCGTTAAGTGATGAAGGAGTGACAAAAATAGAGCAAGTGAGTCTTTTTATCACTAAAAACACACTTATCTCATTTTGTTCTGGTTCGTTTATGCCATTTGAAAATGTTATAGAGAGATTAATGGCGAATGTAGGTAAGATCCGAAAATTGCCGGCAGACTATCTGATGTATAGCCTAATAGACACGACAATAGATTATGGTTTTCCTCTGTTAGAAGCATATGCTGAAACCATTCAAGAAATTGAAGATGAGTTGCTAAATACAAGGGACAGGGCGATCTTAACTCGCATCCATGCGCTAAGAAAAGAAGTTCTTTTAGTTCGCCGACGCATATGGCCACATAGAGATCTCATTGCCGATATATTACGAGAAGAAGAAAATTCAGTAATATCTAAGAACACAATATTACACATGAAGGATTGTTACGACCATGTTGAGTCAATTAAAGATACACTTGAGTCTTACCATGAAATGACTCAAGGACTCATGGAGTTCTATTTAACAAGTGTGAGTTTAAAGTTAAATGACGTTATTAAGTTTTTGACCATATTTACCACCGTGTTTATACCACCAACTTTTATTGTCGGTATCTACGGTATGAACTTTGACTCCAGTATAAGTCCATTCAACATGCCAGAATTAGGCTGGAAATATGGCTATATAACTGTACTAGGACTGATGGCAATTTCAATTACCGGTATGTTGATATTCTTCAAGAAACGACAATGGATATAG
- a CDS encoding DMT family transporter, with protein MNIFYILMGVAGGMCLAIQGGVNSQLTATWTQSPMLSAAISFTIGAVALFFVIVLLKITIPRKIKGTDSKWWHWTGGILGAYLVFATTSLAPVVGAGMLVGLILMGQLTMAMTLDHFGLIGFEKKPINARKILGVVMLASGILLIRFF; from the coding sequence ATGAATATTTTTTATATATTGATGGGTGTTGCTGGAGGTATGTGTCTTGCGATTCAAGGCGGTGTGAACTCTCAGCTTACGGCTACATGGACTCAAAGCCCTATGCTATCTGCTGCAATATCTTTTACCATTGGTGCTGTTGCTCTTTTCTTTGTCATTGTGTTACTTAAAATTACTATTCCGAGAAAAATAAAAGGCACTGATTCAAAATGGTGGCACTGGACGGGAGGTATTTTAGGTGCATATTTAGTTTTTGCTACAACCTCTCTAGCGCCCGTAGTAGGCGCAGGAATGTTAGTTGGTTTAATACTTATGGGGCAGCTTACTATGGCAATGACTTTAGACCATTTTGGATTAATAGGTTTTGAGAAAAAACCTATTAATGCTCGTAAAATACTTGGTGTTGTTATGTTAGCTTCTGGGATCCTACTTATCAGGTTTTTCTAA
- a CDS encoding DMT family transporter, producing MNMIAILMGVLAGACIGIQGGINSQLTKHWAKNSVLASAISFLVGALILWALSFILQVSIPELSDKLAWWHWTGGILGAYFVYSLVYLSPILGASMVVALILSGQILAAVVLDHFGLAGYPVRSITEVRLIGIALLGVGVLIIRKS from the coding sequence ATGAATATGATAGCTATATTAATGGGTGTACTTGCGGGTGCATGCATCGGAATTCAGGGGGGCATAAATTCGCAACTGACCAAGCATTGGGCAAAAAATTCGGTGTTAGCATCAGCTATTTCATTTCTTGTTGGGGCATTAATACTATGGGCTTTGAGCTTTATACTGCAAGTTTCAATACCTGAACTTAGCGATAAATTAGCCTGGTGGCACTGGACAGGCGGAATATTGGGGGCATATTTTGTTTACTCACTAGTTTATCTCTCACCGATTTTAGGCGCGAGTATGGTGGTAGCATTAATTTTATCGGGGCAAATATTAGCAGCCGTAGTTTTAGATCACTTTGGTCTTGCGGGTTATCCAGTTCGTTCAATTACCGAGGTACGTCTGATTGGTATTGCCTTACTAGGTGTTGGTGTACTTATTATTCGTAAATCATAA
- the cls gene encoding cardiolipin synthase, which produces MQIFEALLEWITIHWVTIIVVFHISLSLMTSVHVLLFKENERTSLAWIGLVVLSPVIGSMFYWLFGINRIKRSAQKKHPQTLKQKLKEDLRYQVRPIEFHWLPRNWHSAIIAGHNIHPVNYLTDNNIEPLINGDMAYPAMIQSINSAKHYIVLSSYIFDYDSIGHQFVEALAQAHQRGVIVNVLLDGIGVGYSWHKSDRALKKLGVKTARFLPAISLTSIRFINLRNHRKILCVDGKMAYIGGMNVSQNNVIKSSKHPIDDVHFKVTGPVIDQISQVFIEDWFFATRELIKFPKYKVNKYQDKAKKTCDKSIVARVIQDGPDEHHNRIRWTLINALVSAKNNVKIMTPYFIPDQTLITSLHAAALRGVSVEIIVPKYSNILFVDWVMAANFSRIIEHGIKIYKNNRPFDHSKIMLIDDIWSFIGSSNWDARSLEFNFEINMECFDTELNTKLTALFDSKKQNATPVLASDLKGLATYKKIRNNFFRLFSPYL; this is translated from the coding sequence ATGCAAATATTTGAAGCATTACTTGAATGGATCACCATTCATTGGGTAACCATCATCGTTGTTTTCCATATTAGCCTATCTCTAATGACATCGGTACATGTACTTCTCTTCAAAGAAAATGAACGCACGTCTTTAGCCTGGATTGGCCTTGTGGTGTTATCTCCTGTTATCGGCAGTATGTTCTATTGGCTGTTTGGTATAAATCGTATTAAACGTTCAGCACAAAAAAAACACCCACAAACACTCAAGCAAAAGCTGAAGGAAGATTTACGGTATCAAGTAAGGCCTATTGAGTTTCATTGGCTACCAAGAAATTGGCACTCAGCAATTATCGCTGGACATAATATTCATCCCGTTAATTATCTTACAGACAACAATATTGAACCGCTAATTAATGGTGATATGGCTTACCCAGCCATGATCCAATCAATTAATAGTGCCAAGCATTATATTGTTTTATCGAGTTATATATTTGATTACGATTCAATTGGTCACCAATTTGTTGAAGCTTTAGCCCAAGCTCATCAACGTGGTGTTATTGTTAACGTGTTACTAGACGGTATTGGCGTGGGTTATAGTTGGCACAAATCAGACCGTGCATTAAAGAAACTAGGTGTAAAAACGGCCCGTTTTTTACCTGCAATTTCGCTCACTAGCATTCGATTTATTAATCTTCGAAATCACAGGAAAATACTCTGTGTAGATGGAAAAATGGCTTATATAGGTGGTATGAACGTAAGCCAAAATAATGTCATTAAATCGTCAAAGCACCCTATTGATGATGTTCACTTTAAAGTTACTGGCCCCGTAATTGATCAAATCAGCCAAGTATTTATAGAAGATTGGTTTTTTGCTACCCGTGAGTTAATTAAGTTTCCAAAATATAAGGTAAATAAATATCAAGATAAAGCAAAGAAAACTTGCGATAAGTCAATTGTTGCTCGCGTTATCCAAGACGGTCCAGACGAACATCATAATAGAATAAGATGGACATTAATTAATGCCTTAGTGAGCGCAAAAAACAACGTAAAAATCATGACACCTTACTTTATTCCGGATCAAACATTAATAACCTCGCTGCATGCGGCAGCATTGCGTGGTGTGTCAGTCGAAATTATTGTGCCTAAATACAGCAATATTCTTTTTGTCGATTGGGTGATGGCGGCAAATTTCTCTAGAATTATAGAGCACGGTATAAAGATATATAAAAATAATAGACCTTTTGACCACAGCAAAATTATGCTGATCGACGACATCTGGTCATTTATAGGCTCTTCCAATTGGGATGCCCGAAGTTTGGAATTTAATTTCGAAATTAATATGGAATGTTTTGATACCGAACTAAATACTAAACTAACAGCGTTATTTGACTCAAAGAAACAGAATGCTACACCTGTTCTTGCATCTGATCTTAAGGGGCTAGCAACTTACAAAAAAATTCGAAATAACTTTTTTCGATTATTTTCGCCCTATCTGTAA
- a CDS encoding endonuclease/exonuclease/phosphatase family protein: MIKNRYSAVESLKIMGSASKEQLGPNIDLLLWNVYKCKKKGWHEDFVTLMADKDLVLLQEAIVNSPFDSHFKKSIKHQWIMARSFKSTKTNIITGVKTGCTVAANKYYYSASKHSEPLSKTKKMLLATFYPLNTQAQSLLVVNSHLINFVAFEKFKVHLDQVFRTLKNHDGPIILAGDFNTWNKKRLKYFNSLAMLFSLEEVKMTRQPRLKHLFKHLDHIYCRGLSVVNAHVHTDIHSSDHFPISLSLRIID; this comes from the coding sequence ATGATTAAAAACCGATATAGCGCCGTTGAATCACTTAAAATCATGGGTAGCGCCTCGAAAGAGCAACTAGGCCCAAACATAGATCTATTATTGTGGAATGTTTACAAATGTAAGAAAAAGGGATGGCACGAAGATTTTGTAACACTGATGGCTGACAAAGATTTAGTACTTCTACAAGAAGCTATTGTCAACTCCCCATTCGATAGCCATTTCAAAAAATCGATAAAGCATCAATGGATAATGGCGCGCAGCTTTAAAAGTACCAAAACCAACATAATTACCGGCGTTAAAACTGGCTGCACTGTTGCCGCCAATAAATATTATTATTCAGCGTCTAAACACAGCGAACCGCTTTCAAAGACAAAAAAAATGTTGCTGGCAACCTTTTACCCTTTAAATACACAAGCACAGTCATTGCTAGTTGTTAACTCCCATCTTATCAATTTTGTAGCATTCGAAAAATTCAAAGTGCACTTAGACCAAGTATTTCGAACGCTGAAAAATCATGATGGGCCAATAATATTGGCCGGTGATTTTAATACTTGGAATAAAAAAAGATTAAAATACTTTAATAGCCTAGCTATGTTGTTTTCGTTGGAAGAAGTAAAAATGACACGTCAGCCAAGGTTAAAGCATTTATTTAAACATCTTGACCATATTTATTGCCGCGGGTTAAGCGTTGTCAATGCGCATGTGCATACAGACATTCACTCTTCTGATCACTTCCCCATTAGCTTATCGTTGCGTATTATTGATTAA
- a CDS encoding endonuclease/exonuclease/phosphatase family protein, whose translation MATFNLFNYLAPPNAYYDFERIYSAEQWHKKQTWITEYLREHQPDIIGFQEVFSTESLKALVLTQGYEYFAVVDQPHIIDDFIYKSPVVAIASRFPIVDNVAVQPNTELAKALGLADDFSFSRKVVRATIEVPHIGNCDCYVVHFKSKRSMIELDEKNIKRSAEKTIIDSLKAQVAGSWGSTIQRGSEATLLMVDMIERREATNNPMVLMGDFNNTLSDGILSHLLTNTLRFVSAIDRDAYLEQYCLNDAWDLYQIALINETSQATENKGFIPNEKVTRNPTHYFGAGSSVLDYILLSCEFDASYHDSLFQVSGYETYDRHLINPIFERDGESTDHGIVLVTLTLRS comes from the coding sequence ATTGCTACTTTCAATTTATTTAATTACCTTGCACCGCCTAATGCATACTACGACTTCGAGCGAATTTATAGTGCCGAGCAATGGCACAAAAAACAAACTTGGATTACTGAATACCTACGTGAGCATCAGCCTGATATTATTGGTTTTCAGGAGGTATTTAGTACAGAGTCATTAAAAGCTTTAGTTCTAACCCAGGGATATGAATACTTTGCAGTAGTTGACCAACCCCATATTATTGATGATTTTATCTATAAAAGCCCGGTTGTTGCCATTGCATCACGTTTTCCCATAGTTGATAACGTTGCTGTTCAACCAAACACAGAACTTGCAAAAGCCTTAGGTTTAGCAGATGATTTTTCTTTTAGTAGAAAGGTCGTTAGAGCTACGATTGAAGTGCCCCATATAGGCAACTGTGACTGTTATGTTGTGCATTTTAAATCTAAACGTTCGATGATTGAACTTGATGAAAAAAATATAAAACGCTCGGCAGAAAAAACGATTATTGATAGCCTAAAAGCACAAGTGGCTGGTAGTTGGGGCTCAACTATCCAACGTGGTAGTGAAGCAACCTTACTCATGGTAGATATGATCGAGCGGCGTGAAGCAACTAATAACCCTATGGTATTAATGGGGGATTTTAATAATACGCTTAGCGATGGTATTTTAAGTCATTTACTCACAAATACCTTACGTTTTGTTTCAGCTATAGATCGTGATGCCTATCTTGAACAATATTGCTTAAATGACGCTTGGGATTTGTATCAAATCGCTTTAATCAATGAAACTTCGCAAGCAACTGAGAATAAAGGCTTTATACCTAACGAAAAGGTAACGCGTAACCCTACACATTACTTTGGAGCGGGTAGTTCGGTACTCGATTACATATTATTATCGTGTGAATTTGATGCCAGCTATCATGACAGCTTATTTCAAGTTAGCGGCTATGAAACTTATGATAGGCACTTAATTAACCCTATTTTTGAGCGTGATGGTGAAAGTACAGACCATGGTATTGTGTTAGTGACGTTAACTTTAAGGTCATAA